DNA from Ananas comosus cultivar F153 unplaced genomic scaffold, ASM154086v1, whole genome shotgun sequence:
tatttttaggttgagaaaaatatagagaTACGGAtttatcttttacttttttcaTAGAAGGGATATATTTCTCttattctttatatttcttttcgattatttttgtattaattttttatttgtatatttttttgttgataGTATATGTCAGACGATCTTAAACCCCAACACTTTAGACAGGAATAAGGATTAAGATATATCGAGTACAATTACACAAAAAGCTTAGCTACATGACAACGTCTCCATCTCCACCTTAAAACTCGGCAACGATTTCTCCGGCAAAGACACCAACACTCTAAATCCTTCGTCCTTCCTCTCATCCGTCGCACCGTAAGGCATAAAAAAGCAAGTCTCAACACTCCCCAGCAACTTCCAAGAGAGAGGCAAGGTGTCGACCGGCCCACCCCACCCGAAGTCGACTTCGGAGTGTCCCAACCGCCGCCAGTCGGTGAATGCGGCGACCGATCCCCCCGCGGTGATACCTCTCGCATAGTTCAGCTCCTGGAAGTCAATGTACGACCTCACGTACTCGTCGGTCACGTCGCGCTTGCTCTCGCGAATTAGCACAGCTGTTTTCGACAGCGGCTGTTCTGCCAGCTCCCCGGCGGTGAGACGGACGTATGCGGGGACGCACACGTTGCCCCAGTACCCGGCGGGGAGCGGCGGATTGAGAATTTTGCTTATGTTCATTGAGTATACCATTTTTACGATCTCATTATTGCTCCCAGTTCCAGTAGTCCTGACCCTGTTAATTACAGTGTGGTGCAGTTATTTGTAATGTTAGCGTTGTGTTTATACCCTCATGAGTGTCGTTTTCACTTGTACACGCAATCTATCTAACCTGGCTCGCCATATGAACGCGCTCAAAGCCTCGAACGTGGTGAGGCGCGACCCCGTCGGGGACTCGTCCACGAGCCGGTTCCTGAGTCGCTCGGCGCACGTGTTACTCACGTGAAAGCACTCCCTCGCCATGCGGGCCCCGCTCCTGCTCGCTGCATCGTACGGTCCGCGGGACGCCACCCGTTCGTCG
Protein-coding regions in this window:
- the LOC109704810 gene encoding spermidine sinapoyl-CoA acyltransferase-like codes for the protein MEIEIIETLLISPSPPPPLHGSPILYPLSHLDTDTNLNVSFRTLPLPRHLPRPRRRARRPPLPPLRRRAADARLELRLPSAAAGEEIGVPLTRAATRIAIAARVDSAFLDRLVPEPGAVEGGPDGPARPLALQVTQFACGGFALGMCVHHAMCDGAGATKFLCAVARLARGLGGPPVDPVWDRSTLLGPRKPPRVELPRFNEIFDFDERVASRGPYDAASRSGARMARECFHVSNTCAERLRNRLVDESPTGSRLTTFEALSAFIWRARVRTTGTGSNNEIVKMVYSMNISKILNPPLPAGYWGNVCVPAYVRLTAGELAEQPLSKTAVLIRESKRDVTDEYVRSYIDFQELNYARGITAGGSVAAFTDWRRLGHSEVDFGWGGPVDTLPLSWKLLGSVETCFFMPYGATDERKDEGFRVLVSLPEKSLPSFKVEMETLSCS